aAAGCCATGAAGCTACCTAGCCCCCATCGCGATTTCGAGTAATTCTAACTGAATCAATAGCCATTCCTGGGGGGTGCTGGTACACCAGCGCACCTTTTATCGCACGCCACTAGTGTTAGTCAGCCCCATATTTATAAGAATCTCTATGCAAACACCCCAGcaaaaccagcaacaacaagagcacTCAATGATAGTTTTGGTGAATATCTTTGAGAGCcgacaccaacagcaacagaaacagcaacagcaacaaaaaaaaagagcaaaaaagtgaaatataaaaaaaacatttggTTGCCGTCGATGAACGACAAGTCGGCGACGGAGACAGGGCCCAGGAAGCGGCGGAAAGATGGATAGATACGTAGATACTacattcgtattcgtatctaTAGATTGTATAGATGTGTATGCAGGTCGCCTGGCCAGgccccggacccggacccggacccgccGACTATTACAGAATTTTTACTGCCGCGTCCGAGAGCACGTCTCTAATATTCTATTTCTGAGTGTAgttcttcttttttaatttttttcttcttttttttatatattttttattggattCTGGTCTTTCTGGTCTCTCCACGTCTCCACGCGGCAGCACACGATTTTCCCCCGAGTTTTTCGGGGTAGCAATATCCACACGAAAATAGCAGAAAAGAGTCCATATACTCGTAGAAAGCGGTTGAAGCATGAGAAGAAAATTCGCTTAAAATGTCATTTAATTGTTTCACTTGCAAGCAATTggagtgtgtatgtgtgtgtgtgtgtgtgtattttttttcttgtattatTGCCAGTTTCtggctttttggtttttttggttttttgagTTTTCGGGTTTTTGGCTTTTCTCGCGGCGGCTGAAGTTGATTTTCAtttggcagagcagagcctcaTCTCATTTTGGCTTCACTTTTTAATTGCGCTTTAAATGCTAATTAGCTTTTGTGCGCTCATATCGGTTGATTTCGCTTTAATGcactttatttaattaatttttgatgGCGCATATATCCGCCATATATGCGGGAATCGGGATcgggagaggagtggagtgttCCCCCTAACCATTATTCTTTTGTGTCGCATTTTCCGGGCATTCATTTTCGTTGGCGCCTCGTTTTCAATTTGCCAGTCCGCAAATTACACTGcaccacacacaacaaaaatactGATGGACACACAAAGCACAGCACACCTTTAGCGGCTGCACTTGGGGGGCAgagcaggacagggcagggcagacaAACACTCGTACTGTTCCGTACTGGGGACTCGGAAGCTGGGACTCGACTCTGAACACGTCCGCGGTGCGAAATATTATTGTTACTCTGTCGCTCGGTGGCTCTCGACGCATGCCACCAAAAAGTTCGCGAAAGCAGCGAAAGTTCCTCTTGCTCTTTGGATCGTCTTCTTtcatggaaaatggaaaatggaaaatgatgacacacatacagagtgatacatacacatgtagtAGTGTACCGTACCTAAGgggcccctgtccctgcccaacgcccactcgcacacactctcatTCTCACTCGCAGCCGCTTATAAATTAGTCCGAATAGCCAGTGGCTAATCACGTATTCTTTCACACAGACCCCCCTAATGGCATCCAAGTCGAAGAAACGATAAATATTCAACACTCACACTCGAACAGGGGGCATATGTAGGGGTGCGCTAAACCACCTAATTAACTAGAAAACAACGATTCGATATATGTACTAGATTGCTTCACCTATGGTtgtttatatacatacatatgtacacttgTGGGCCGCACAAacatgtatatttatatgcatgtttttctaaatattgaatatttatttttggatttttggaAAGCAATTTTAAAGCAGTTCGAATACCCTAACTAATGCTTGGGGTTCTACTGATTTGCTGTGCGGGCGGAcacttgttgttttttttttatttttttgtagccTACTTACAACAGTTACTTTGGTGGGCATACTTTTCTGGAGGGTAGTGTCCGTTCGGCAGCTTTCGCCGATCTTGCTTGAAGCTTAAAAACCGCTCTTAAATCGCTCCTAATCTTTCTCTTAAGCTGAGATCTTTCCCATACCATGGATGTATCGGGAAGTTTAACTTCCTCTGTAGTGCTTCGATGCACATCGAAGTGACTCGtgagccacagacacagacatagaaaacaatttgaattCGTGTTGTTTCATTTCCAGCATTAGACAAGCGTCTATCAACacaaatttgatatttttgttcGTCATAGTAGGGATTCgcattgttttattttttccacttcgtatctacatacatacacatgtacgtgcgcgtgtgtgtgtttggtatatttagtttttatcTGCTTATATTTTTGGAAATTTAGTTTTGCCATCAAGCACAGAAGAATcgacaaacagcaacaacttaATACCGTTATTTTGCGCCGtgttccctctccctctccctctttctcatGCTTTATGGATTTTGATGAAGCGCATTCGTATTTCACAAGTTCATGTGCTTTCGGTTCGTTCAAGCACAACAATTAGTGCATCGAATGTGTTTCCACGCcattctctccctctccctctccactctccactcttcACTCTCTTAACCACCCCCCTCCCTGCTGTTCGAGCGGACGAAATTTAACCCATGCACAAAAAAGCTTTTTCAGTAGAGAGCACCTGACAGGCAACTaagctgcctgcctgcttgtCCCCCCGCCCGCTCGAAGCTCTCCTGCACTCATCGCCGCTTTTTCCCACTCGCCTATCTCCCGCCACTCTTCAAAGTCTCCTCGCTGCTCGTTTTGCTTTAGTATTTCACGCTAGAAAgccaaccaaaaaaataatatgtttAATGTTTGTGAATGATTAATGGCACATTagaattgaaattgtttttggccGTAGCGAAAAAGGCAGCGGAATCGGGATGGGATAGGAATCAGCAGAAGAATTATACATACAGCAggcagcctcagcctcagcctcaaccGTGCTAAGCGCAGCAGAGTGTATACATTGCTAtaatgtgcaaatatttatatgccaAATGGCCCCAAGACCAAGACCTCCCCTTCTCCCCATCTCCCCATTTATCCTCAGAAACTACATACtcagatatgtacatatatggatatatgtatgtgtgtacatatgtgctcTACCAGCTGGCATCTGGCTGCGGCCTGAGTGGAACAGGTGAGTGTTTATAATGTATCGCATATGCATGGCAAAAAATAAGAGAAATATTCTGCAAATATGCGAATATCTACATATGCaaagatatatgtattcaTATGgattttgtatattattttggCTGCCAAGTGTCCTTGGGGGCCACGATGCGTTCTGACGGAAAGCCAACAcccagcccagcccccagcTCAAGCccaaaaccgaaccgaactgaaTCGCATCGTATCGCACTGAACCCCAACCTGAAAACCCCAATTCAAGTTAAAATCCAAAACGAACTTTGCCAAATtgcaaaagccacaaaaccaaaacattTCGTCGCCTGCTGCTGAAGTTTGTGTTGCTTCTTCTACTGCTTCCATTGCTTCTTCTGGTGCTTTTTCTACTGCTTCTTCTGGTGGTGCCTGTTGCCTGCCTCACGTATTGTCAAGGGGGCAAACAGAGTCCCAAAGAAgctcgacacacacacacaaccaaaCCACCAAAAACACTAGCATACAGACACTCGTGCACCTACAACTACACTGAGCGAAAAGTCGTGCAAAAACCCCATTTAGAGCGATAGGACCTCAACATTTAAACAATATTTCTCATCTTTACTGCTACAGCTCAGCCATTTTATTCTCATTTCTTTGTtattttcacatatttttttgtcctaAGCTGGTTTCTTGCATGCACTTTTCTCTAAGTGTACCGAAGACACACTTGGGGCCAAAGAGTTGGCAGAAATTTCTTAATAAACTTTAATGACTGCGGGGTGGCATGTGTTGTCTTGTGTTTGTcactttggctttgggtttTGGCTGCAAGTGCAACTTTGATGGACTCGGATAACCTGGCATGGCCGTGGCGCCTCGAATTATGCAACAACTTGTCAGTAAAGTACTTTGGACTCCCCGCAGGCGGTCGACAAATTCGCCTGCCAGCATCAAACGAAGGAGGCCGTTTTGGTTTCGCCTATAATTTACTTGACCATCACGTAGCAAAGTCACGCACGCCCCTCGTCTGATTGCAAGGGGGCtggggatagagagagagtgagatagggggagggggagggtagagggagagagggagggccATCATGCAACAAGCTTTGGGGGTCAATGCGAGACAACTCATGCATTACTTATGATACGACCCGAGGATAGATACAAGGTATCTTAGTTGCCATTTGTGGCATGTTCTGAGATACTAAATTGGAAAGattcaaatcaaattcaaatcaGGGAACGCTAACGGGAACGGGCACTGAAACCccattcatttgcatttcgatTGACTTTCGGCATACATATTGTAGTAGTTgtactacgagtatatatgcgaatcaaatatatatataattaatctGGGATCAATTCTGCGGCGTTCTAATGGGAAATCCAAGCTGTTTTCGGGCGTGTTGGGCTGCCGAAGGAGAACTTTAATGGTTTTTGCTGAAGATTTATCTTTGAAACCCCTTTCCTTAATGATTATCTGGGGCACCCCAAAGGTCTTTCTAGTGACGTGATTGGATGGGAAATGTGGCACGAATATCCTTGCTGTCGGAAGTTTAAACCCATGATCTGCTACTTATTCGACAGGTTTTTAATCTCCCTTTCCTTCGCTAAACTTTACATATTCCTAGCGATTTCCCGGCGAAACGGTCCTCCAGAACATCAGCCCATAAACTACACCATCCTCAGCCGTATCCGCAACCGCATCCGCTTCCGCATCCGTATCGGTATCCGTGTACCCATTCCTATATGCAGGTCTCTCCACATAGTGAGACGTGAGTGTTCCTGCCTCCTTGGCTTGACTCTTCGGCTTGGCCTCTTTTTTATGCGATACGATGCGGTTTTCGCTCCTTAATGGTCGTCGCCCATAAAAAAGGAGGTTCCCCAGTCGGCGCGTAACCAGAAGGTCGACGAGGAAGACCTCGTTTACCGCACTGGCAATCGCTTTACTTAACTGCTGGACTTGTTTGCGCCAAATTAacacatttatttatgccacaatttgttgcttaaatatttattgaaaaccAGAGGAGAGgaacacacagagaaagagaggagtaacattaaaaaaaattgtatttcgTTTATTTCATATACAATAagtacacacacataaacatatgatatatacgtacatatacttatacataatacatatgtacatatatatgtatcagtatttcatatccatatcccatatccatatccatattcATATTCTTCCaatacacaaacacatatacatacatagcggcataaacatacatataaagTGGCTtatacacaaatacatatgATGCAGAGACGATTCTTTGTAGTCatatcacacacacaaacgatATGGCCCACACACTCctgcatggggcatggagcatggGGCATAATTGAGAGTAAATTAGCGCTATATTTGTATATAGGAATTGGTGAGCCAGTGAGCGGCAAGTCATcttcatcctcatcctcattcTCATCCCTATCCTCATCGTCCATTTCCTTTCTGGTGGCATCTCCATCCTCCCCACGTTTTTGATATGTTCTGGCTTAAACGAGAACGCTTAAATTCGCTGGTTGCGGCAATTGCTGCTGCATCGCCTGCTGCTCTGCCCCCACAACATCCTTTGCAGGCCATAAAAAAGAGCACCCAGAGCAGCAAGCAGACAGCTCCACGACTGTGGAAGCGCGGACATGGCCGCTCGGCCCTGCAAcggcagctgctcctcctccaggcACAGCCGGAACTCGTCGTAGTCCAGGCGCGTGATGGCGCAGTAATGATTGAGCATGCACAGGCCCTGGCAGGGCGTACCGGACTGATATCGCACGGCATTGGCTCTGTGGTATCTGCagatgagaaaaaaaaaacacaacagacGGAGTATCAAGAGGgtaggggagagagagagtgtagAGGATGTATTGGTCGGATCTACCCTGGAATAGTTTCtctttaaatacatatattaaaggGATATTCCACTTAAAGCAGTAGTTGCAACTATTTGGGGAAATGTAGATTCAATTGGAAAAATTCTTGGAGCTCTGCAGCTGCTATATGCATCTGGAAATCTAGGGTATTCGTTGAAAGATTCATATCAAAGCTATCCATATCATGCTATGACTCATGTAATTTGAGTAGTTTTGTGGATTAACAGGAGATTTTTCGAATGAGCCTGAAAAGAACTTAAGACCTTTCGAATTCCTTCTTTAGTTCTACCAAAAACCTACAGAGTTCAGCTTAAATAATCCTCGTACTATTAAAGTTAAAACTTGGGACTCATTTAACTTCAAGGGATAAAGTATCTTCCATGTAAACAGTGATTCAAATACCTTTTGAATCCAAACATTGGATTCTTTCTATTGTGCTATGGTTGACTTTATTGCAAATCCTGCTCAAAACGAATATACCATTTTAACTGATGACAGATTACTGAGTAAACATCAATCAACGGAAAGAGGACAACTATAATTGCTCGCAAAACATTTACCTGGTGAACCAGGAGGCATCGGTGCCCGTGAAGCGCTCCGCAAAATTGTGCAACGCCAGGGCGGAGATCTCGGAGAGGGCGTAGTAGTGCGTCAGATTGTACTCGGGCTGCCAGAGCGGCTCCTGGGCCCGATTAGCCAGTGGCAGGTCTAGCCAGAACTGGGTGTAGTCCAGCACCTGGCCGCTTCCCGTGTCGAATTTGTACAGCCGCAGGGCCGGATTATTGGATGAGCCGATGCCCGCCTTCCGTGGCACAATCGAGGGGGCAATCATCATCCAAGAGATGGGGTGTCCTGTCAATGAAGCAATGGCGGCTTGAAAACCGAACTGGATTACAGGCAATTCGGGGGGCGATAACACTACCTTGGGCATCGTAGATCAGGCGGAAAGTGTCCGAGTGCAGGTGGCCGAAGAACTGTCCCTGGATGACCGAGGCGAAGCGGCGCACCATCTCCAGATACCGCCGGTTGTTGCGCTCCGTGAACATTAACTGGTTGTGCTGCTGCGGTCCCAGATGACGCTCGTCCACGCCCGGCGGCATGTGACCCACGATGTAGACCTGGTGGCAGCCACAGATATCCAAACAGATAAATCGCATTCGGTGTAAGGCCACCCAGCAAATTAAATATACCAATTAATCAACCAGGAACTCGCTGCTATTCGATTTTATTCACGACACGGTCGCCCCGGTTCATACGCATGCACTCATGTATGCACGAGTATTTATGAATATCTGCAtgcagaaaatgaaaatcccTTTAAATATCTTGTTAATATCGGACAGATTTCAGCATTCGCATTACAGGCAGTAATTTTTAAATTGATGAATAAAATTCCACACTAAAATATAGCCAGCGGAGCCACAGGAAACGGGGGAATGCTGGGCATAAATTTATACTTTTATCTATAAAATTATTACAGGTACTCGTATACGACTTGCATTCACTTCCTGCTGTGCTGTGATTTCACCCATTAATAAGCTTCTTCAGACCGACATTGGACGTGTTAATTAATTACCTAGaactgtgtgttttttgtttttttttttatcaatcGACTCGAACCTGTGGAGCCTCTAATCAAAATGTACGTATTCCCTTATTTCCTGGGGTATATTTTGGTACACAGCTATAAAGGATTTCCCTAAATGTTCAGGTAGGGAAGTCAAGGACATTCCTACCTCCTTTTAGTTGGGTAAACTCTCACTCTTTACCCACTTACAAAGTTTCTAGACCCTTGATTACCGTTTCCAGTTTATCCCGCGACTTGGTGAGCACCTCCTCCAGCCAGAGCCACTGCTGCTCGGCCAGCACCTCCTCCTGGGCGGACATGGAGCTGACGGAGGCCTTGGGCTCTGCATAGTACTCGACTGGCCAGCGCAGGCTGTGCGATGCCCTCGGATCTGGGGGGTCGTGATCCAGGCGCATGAAGTTCGTGTTGAGGGCAACGATGCGCAGGCGGCTCTTCGTCTGCTCGATGGAGTAGTAGCCGCCCTGGTCAAAGGTCACGAGTGCTTCCGAAGGCAGCCAGTGGCGCCAGAGTTCGCCCATCCTTTGgtagctgccgctgccgtccTCGTGCCCCAAAACGGGGAATATGAACTGCGAGGAGAAGCTGCGTCCGAGGAGATCCGTGATGTTGCGCAGGATCTCgtgctgcttctgctcggACAGCGGCTGGGCCGAGTGCGAGAGGGCATCCCCGGTCCAGAGGACAAACTCCACATTGTCGCCCTGCTTGGCCTTCATTGTCTTCACGGCGGACTCCACCAGGCTCCAGGGACTGTCGCAGTTGTAGTGCCCAAAGAGCCCTGGCGCCTCACTGGCCGCATTCGCGGCATTGGAGCccgaactggagctggagacggGTCGCTCCAACTGCCAGCAGCTTCGGTAAATGTCCCCCTGGGTCGAGTAGATGGTATCCAAGTGAAGGTCGCTGATGTGCCAGAAGTAGCCTGCAatcagagagagggacagagagagagagaaagagagaaagagagagagattaaaGTTTGTGTTGTTTGGGCTATTCCTGTGCGGGAAAGGCCACCCCCGTTGGGCATTTGCCTGCCGGCTGGCGgtgaaaaccaaaacagcGTGTAGTTTTCCCTGCAGCTGAAAAACAACGTCAGTTGACTGACCTGAGGAGGAACCTGAGAACTGATCCGCCGCTCTACGGTATGCGGTATGCGGTACGGGGTATGCGGTACGCGGTCTACGCTCTACCTGTGTGGGAGGGAGGTCGGAGAGTTATCGAGTGAGGCGGAGCAGCGGCACGGAGATCAGTTTCAGTTGGCATTGGCATGCGCATAGATCGATCAACCGGACACAAGTCGCATCTCAGGACAGAAGCCGACGACGACAGGACGACGGGCAAGAACAGTGGCTACTGtggatacggatacagatacggatacggagagAGCTGTGACGGCTATCCTTTCATGCCCGGCGAGAGCACGAGCACGAATACGAGCAAGATCCAGAACCAGAGCAGCAGCTAGAGCcggagtcagagccagagccagagccagatccaGAGCAGGATGAACGGACGCTTCGGTCTCAGTCTCAGCTTCAGTCTGTCGCTGCTCCTTGTGGCGGCAACCATGTCGCAGATGCTGCAGCAGGTCCAGGGCCGCAGGAAGTTCTGCGGCGAGGCCCTCAACGAGGCGCTTGACCTGATTTGTGTTAATGGCTTCTCACGCAGGATCAAACGcaaccacaattgtaagtaCCATCCCCCCAATCAATACGCGGTACTGTAGCCCGACTAACTCCCAGACTCAAGTGGTGCAGGCCCCGGATCCGAATGCCCCATCCCGTAAGTGGGTCGCCCTGCTCCACAAATTGGATGGAATCCCGGGAACGGGCACGGGAACGGACACAGGCGCGGGAACAGCAACAGACGGCAAGGGAACACCTGGCGACGGAAAAAATGGACACAACCTGCGGCGTCATCGTCGCCGCATCGCCCACGAGTGCTGCAGGGATGGCTGCACCTACGAGGACATTTTGGAGTACTGCGCCTAACCCCCAAAGCGGGAGAGCCTACGATATGACGAGGTGATGACTGGAGGATGCTGGAGGACTGGCGGCGGAagcaaacgaaacaaaaaacgatGACAACACAACGACAAGGACGACAACGGGGCAGCGGGCTGACGATGTGGACAATTCCCATGGGATGCCAACCGGAAGGCGTTTTGCAATTCATTTTTCTACACTTAACCctagaaatataaatataaatgcatAAACCTAAACATAATatcttaaatatttcattgtaATATTCTTAAAGGAAGCAAATAAAGTTACTCTCCaaccaagcagcagcaacaaaagaatATCTCTTTTGCCTCTTGCTGTTTTTCCTTCTGCCAGCCAGAATTCGCATTCCAGCTGTGCACTGAATGCCCCAACCCATCAGAACCAGAGCCCCAGAACCCCAGAACTTCAGCCCCAACCcatgctccagctccagccccatcCCATGTTCATCAACGCGTTGCCCTTGTACTCGTATTCCGCGAacaataatgaaaattatgcatttttaattagatGACGTTGTGATTTTAATAAGAATAACAAAAGGCAATACTGCGGATGGCAGGAAACGAACGAGGAATACACTCGACCAGAGTTTCCCTTTTGATTGCCATTGGATTTGCGAAGAATTTGACTTGAAAGATAGCTGGGGGATGGACTCTTACAGAAAGAAACCAAGAATACGTATTCCTCTTGTTTTAAACACTTTTTTAACGGAAATTACAGTGTTTCAGTGTTGGAGAACTTTCCAGTCATTTGTCTCTCAGAAATTTCCAGCGCGCACTGTATGTGGAGTTATAGGCTAGTCTTCTTCCTGACTAAAGTACTTTAACTATTTCTATTCTTCAACAAGTGCCCCCCCCAGTGTACTATCAAAGCTCTCAgaattcaaaatcaatttgttttcAGAATGGAAATTGGTTGCCTGCCGGCTTTAAGTCCTCCAATAGTTGTGTAAGCCCTTATATGATAGAGAACTTTATGCGCATCATCTTattgttcgttcgttcgttcgttcgttcggcAATCAAGATCCGTGCGTAATTACTTGTGCGGGAGTGTAAACAAAGACCAGACCACTGGCCCGATAGCGTCAGCTGATATGCGTAAGACCTCTCCCAggcaccacccacccacccacaccacACAGAAACTGGGGGAAGGGATAGGATAGGGATATAAACAACCCACACCAAAACCGAgtcgaacagaacagaacagagccaAACCGAAAGTAGACCAGACCATGGCCAGCCGCCGGAGAGAACCAACTGACACCTCATCTAACGCACCCTGACAGTGCTCAGACTGTGGCTACGAGGAGCAGACAACGGATCCGGATTCGGTTTCATATAAAGCTTGCCACCGGCGCTGAGAGTCCTACAGTTGTGGCGTGGAAAGTTGAGAGGCATCTACTCCGAGTCAGAGGAACAGGAGAGTGAGCCCCACAATTGTGCACCATGCAGCAGACCAAGTCGAAGAGCTTATACCTCGTCCTAATTCTTGTGGGGCTGGTGGTGATGGGACAGCAGACCGCAGCAGATATGTATCTTTGTGGCACCGAACTGAACGATGCCCTGTCCACCATGTGCGGCCGCCATGGCTATAACCGGATGCTGAAGCGGTCCTTCGGTGGGTGTCTAATCATTTTGCAATCGAGTCTTTACTATATATTCTTTGGGGTTTCTCCCAGATCCGACGGACTACAATGATATCGAGGGTGGATTCGGATTGGCCAGAATGGAATTTGATGATCGCTCGCTGCTTCATCGAATGCTGGGCGAAAGCGCCGCTCAGCTGATGAAGACACGGCGTCGTCGTGTCGGGGTCTCCGACGAATGCTGCCTGAAGCCGTGCTCACTTGGAGAGCTCCTCAACTACTGTGCCAAGCCGCCTGGGCAGTACGGGAACTAATGGAGCACAACTGATGATATCTGGAAGCTAATGAATAGAACTGAATAGCCTGGGATAATGTGAATCTCTATAGCCCCCCCTGCACATAAATCGGcagatagatatatatatatatatacctatatataaatacatatgtatattttaattatttactATCGAAAATTGGAGGAGACCGGGTTGATAgcatgtatgtttgtatgtactACCTATAGGGCCATGAATATTCCACCTCtctataaattattaaataaattatccATTCAAACTGCTGCAGATTGGGCTACACAATGGTTTATCGTTCTCTTTTATTGaacttaattatttattagccATTTTGCCGATGGATATCTATGCTAATAATGCAGatattaaaattgattttccaaaattcataattcattATTCGAAATTCATAATTCGATATAGAACAGTCCTTGAAGAAAGGGGCAACGGACTATTTAAGAGCCATTGCTTGTCCAAAATTCAATATAATTATTTCCTATGCAGGTTTATACCGACTCCTTTTACTTTCTGAGCTTTAGAGTAGGCATCTTCTGATCCGCAGAATTCCAGAATCATGGAATCATGGGTGATTCTTTTCCACACATAGGATTTATACTCATTTTGCACATTAAAACAAACGAATATCTTTCAATACTATCCGGAAACTTCAATAAGAGGAGGATAGGAATGAAATAACCACAGAATATCAGAAAACTTAGCATTCTACGGCGCTGGATGGCTTTTCaggtaaataataaatattaataatagaATATAATAAAAGAGAAATAATAAAGATAGAAAATTGAACGACATACACCACCATACTCGTATACGAGTTTCAGTTTTTCGAAATTTTCAGTATCTTCTATAGAATCCACAGAAACCTTTGCTTTAGGTGTGATCCTATGTATGACTCCTCTATAACTTCCCCACACTTTTCATGAATGTATTGTGGTAAGGCCCAAAGCGGGATATATATTCTATCTATATTTCTCGATCGTTTATAATAGTTAACATGCAACAAGCCATATATTAAACATTATTCGTACTCTCAATATTCGAATAGGTATGTGCACAAGGCACATGGAGAAACAGGGTCGGGTTGGGTGT
The sequence above is a segment of the Drosophila pseudoobscura strain MV-25-SWS-2005 chromosome X, UCI_Dpse_MV25, whole genome shotgun sequence genome. Coding sequences within it:
- the Ilp3 gene encoding probable insulin-like peptide 3; protein product: MQQTKSKSLYLVLILVGLVVMGQQTAADMYLCGTELNDALSTMCGRHGYNRMLKRSFDPTDYNDIEGGFGLARMEFDDRSLLHRMLGESAAQLMKTRRRRVGVSDECCLKPCSLGELLNYCAKPPGQYGN
- the LOC4812906 gene encoding acid sphingomyelinase-like phosphodiesterase 3b — its product is MMTKLSLLLACFCLSLSLSWLPVGQARIGYFWHISDLHLDTIYSTQGDIYRSCWQLERPVSSSSSGSNAANAASEAPGLFGHYNCDSPWSLVESAVKTMKAKQGDNVEFVLWTGDALSHSAQPLSEQKQHEILRNITDLLGRSFSSQFIFPVLGHEDGSGSYQRMGELWRHWLPSEALVTFDQGGYYSIEQTKSRLRIVALNTNFMRLDHDPPDPRASHSLRWPVEYYAEPKASVSSMSAQEEVLAEQQWLWLEEVLTKSRDKLETVYIVGHMPPGVDERHLGPQQHNQLMFTERNNRRYLEMVRRFASVIQGQFFGHLHSDTFRLIYDAQGHPISWMMIAPSIVPRKAGIGSSNNPALRLYKFDTGSGQVLDYTQFWLDLPLANRAQEPLWQPEYNLTHYYALSEISALALHNFAERFTGTDASWFTRYHRANAVRYQSGTPCQGLCMLNHYCAITRLDYDEFRLCLEEEQLPLQGRAAMSALPQSWSCLLAALGALFYGLQRMLWGQSSRRCSSNCRNQRI
- the Ilp4 gene encoding probable insulin-like peptide 4 isoform X2, which gives rise to MNGRFGLSLSFSLSLLLVAATMSQMLQQVQGRRKFCGEALNEALDLICVNGFSRRIKRNHNYSSGAGPGSECPIP
- the Ilp4 gene encoding probable insulin-like peptide 4 isoform X3 — encoded protein: MNGRFGLSLSFSLSLLLVAATMSQMLQQVQGRRKFCGEALNEALDLICVNGFSRRIKRNHNCPGSECPIP
- the Ilp4 gene encoding probable insulin-like peptide 4 isoform X1 codes for the protein MNGRFGLSLSFSLSLLLVAATMSQMLQQVQGRRKFCGEALNEALDLICVNGFSRRIKRNHNLVQAPDPNAPSRKWVALLHKLDGIPGTGTGTDTGAGTATDGKGTPGDGKNGHNLRRHRRRIAHECCRDGCTYEDILEYCA